Proteins encoded within one genomic window of Micromonospora halotolerans:
- a CDS encoding dihydrofolate reductase family protein, with protein sequence MRKLVYWVHQSVDGFIEGPNGEFDWADMGPELSAYSMELTDRADAFLYGRKVWELMSWYWPRAEQISQDPHDVAFAPVWARTPKIVVSRTLESAEYGARVIGRDLAAEVAELKAQPGRDLLLTGGSGAAAALGELGLVDEYQVVVHPVVLGGGSPVFPGKERLGLRLTGTRAFDGRSVLLRYERA encoded by the coding sequence ATGCGCAAGCTCGTCTACTGGGTGCACCAGTCGGTCGACGGCTTCATCGAGGGGCCGAACGGGGAGTTCGACTGGGCGGACATGGGGCCGGAGCTGTCGGCGTACTCCATGGAGCTGACCGACCGGGCCGACGCCTTCCTCTACGGCCGCAAGGTGTGGGAGTTGATGTCCTGGTACTGGCCGCGCGCCGAGCAGATCTCCCAGGACCCCCACGACGTGGCGTTCGCTCCCGTCTGGGCCCGCACCCCGAAGATCGTCGTCTCGCGGACCCTGGAGAGCGCCGAGTACGGCGCCCGGGTCATCGGCCGCGACCTGGCCGCCGAGGTCGCCGAGCTGAAGGCGCAGCCGGGCCGGGACCTGCTGCTCACCGGCGGCTCCGGCGCGGCGGCCGCGCTGGGCGAGCTGGGGCTGGTCGACGAGTACCAGGTGGTGGTGCACCCGGTCGTGCTGGGCGGGGGCAGCCCCGTCTTCCCTGGCAAGGAGCGCCTCGGCCTGCGGCTGACCGGCACCCGGGCCTTCGACGGCCGGTCGGTGCTGCTGCGCTACGAGCGGGCGTGA
- a CDS encoding transglycosylase domain-containing protein, translated as MPSPRSPLSRLFTVLLAGVLAGLVLAVAALPGGLLGGLAAQAGLGAYAELPDALRTPAQPQRSYLYANDGKTLITTFYDVNRSDVPLAEIAPVMRQAIIAAEDRRFYSHGGADLRGIARALVANVKGGGTEQGGSTLTMQYVRNVLKTDPTRTAEERQAATEQTVGRKLQEIRYANALEKTLSKDEILNRYLNIAYFGSGAYGVAAASQRYFGKAPADLTLGEAALLAGLVQSPDEYSPIDGDKEQALARRGYVLDSMAETGAITAQQAAAAAAEPLTLHPTAQSNGCTAVAQGHDDWGFFCDYLRQWWLAQPAFGNTVKEREQALRRGGYQVVTTLDPKIQQTAQKQATAVYGYGNKRALPIAAVEPGTGRVLAMAVNRHYSLADNPAGQANHPNTVNPLISGGASVDGYQAGSTFKLFTMLAALEAGKPLATGFDAPAKLPTRYASDDEGNCAGRWCPANANPDWMDGYRMMWDGFGRSVNTYFVWLAEQVGEDKVVEMAQRLGITFRADSDAAFAKENAENWGAFTLGVAATTPLDLANAYATVAAEGTYCTPLPVVSVAAANGEKVDVGQPSCRKVLDADVARAATDAARCPVGQQSAYGQCNGGTATSVNGIVDRPVAGKTGSSEQNATETFVGFTPQVAVAGIAANPDDATDLVGSAVQAKVIDAVARVIRTAVDGKPVKDFTAPSRELAGDPQRPQPRPTPRPEQRRQDRDNLPSDLLRWLQGRNRG; from the coding sequence ATGCCGTCTCCCCGGTCGCCGCTGTCGCGGCTCTTCACGGTGCTCCTCGCCGGCGTGCTCGCCGGGCTCGTCCTCGCGGTCGCCGCACTTCCCGGCGGGCTGCTCGGCGGGCTCGCGGCCCAGGCCGGCCTGGGGGCGTACGCGGAGTTGCCCGACGCGCTGCGCACCCCCGCGCAGCCGCAGCGCTCCTACCTCTACGCCAACGACGGCAAGACCCTGATCACCACGTTCTACGACGTCAACCGCAGCGACGTCCCCCTCGCCGAGATCGCCCCGGTGATGCGGCAGGCGATCATCGCGGCCGAGGACCGCCGCTTCTACTCGCACGGCGGCGCCGACCTGCGCGGCATCGCCCGCGCCCTGGTGGCCAACGTCAAGGGCGGCGGCACCGAGCAGGGCGGCTCGACGCTGACCATGCAGTACGTCCGCAACGTGCTCAAGACCGACCCGACCCGCACCGCCGAGGAGCGGCAGGCCGCCACCGAGCAGACCGTCGGGCGCAAGCTCCAGGAGATCCGGTACGCGAACGCGCTGGAGAAGACGCTCAGCAAGGACGAGATCCTCAACCGCTACCTCAACATCGCGTACTTCGGCTCCGGCGCGTACGGCGTCGCGGCGGCCAGCCAGCGCTACTTCGGCAAGGCCCCGGCCGACCTGACCCTGGGCGAGGCGGCGCTGCTCGCCGGCCTGGTCCAGTCGCCCGACGAGTACAGCCCGATCGACGGCGACAAGGAGCAGGCGCTCGCCCGGCGGGGGTACGTCCTCGACTCGATGGCCGAGACCGGCGCGATCACCGCGCAGCAGGCCGCCGCGGCCGCGGCCGAGCCGCTGACCCTGCACCCGACCGCCCAGTCGAACGGCTGCACCGCGGTCGCCCAGGGCCACGACGACTGGGGCTTCTTCTGCGACTACCTGCGCCAGTGGTGGCTCGCCCAGCCGGCCTTCGGTAACACCGTCAAGGAGCGCGAGCAGGCGCTGCGCCGGGGCGGCTACCAGGTGGTCACCACGCTCGACCCGAAGATCCAGCAGACCGCCCAGAAGCAGGCCACCGCCGTCTACGGCTACGGCAACAAGCGCGCCCTGCCGATCGCCGCGGTCGAGCCGGGCACCGGCCGGGTGCTCGCCATGGCGGTCAACCGGCACTACAGCCTCGCCGACAACCCGGCCGGACAGGCCAACCACCCGAACACCGTCAACCCGCTGATCTCCGGCGGCGCCAGCGTCGACGGCTACCAGGCCGGCTCGACGTTCAAGCTGTTCACCATGCTCGCCGCCCTGGAGGCCGGCAAGCCGCTGGCCACCGGCTTCGACGCCCCGGCCAAGCTGCCCACCCGCTACGCCTCCGACGACGAGGGCAACTGCGCCGGCAGGTGGTGCCCGGCCAACGCCAACCCGGACTGGATGGACGGCTACCGGATGATGTGGGACGGCTTCGGCCGCTCCGTGAACACCTACTTCGTCTGGCTGGCCGAGCAGGTCGGCGAGGACAAGGTGGTGGAGATGGCGCAGCGGCTCGGCATCACCTTCCGGGCCGACTCCGACGCCGCCTTCGCCAAGGAGAACGCGGAGAACTGGGGCGCGTTCACCCTGGGCGTCGCGGCCACCACCCCGCTCGACCTGGCCAACGCGTACGCCACGGTGGCCGCCGAGGGCACCTACTGCACTCCGCTGCCGGTGGTGTCGGTGGCCGCGGCCAACGGCGAGAAGGTCGACGTCGGCCAGCCCTCCTGCCGGAAGGTGCTCGACGCCGACGTGGCCCGCGCGGCCACCGACGCGGCCCGGTGCCCAGTCGGCCAGCAGTCGGCGTACGGGCAGTGCAACGGCGGCACCGCCACCTCCGTGAACGGGATCGTCGACCGCCCGGTGGCCGGCAAGACCGGTAGCTCCGAGCAGAACGCCACCGAGACCTTCGTAGGGTTCACCCCGCAGGTGGCCGTGGCCGGCATCGCGGCCAATCCCGACGACGCCACCGACCTGGTCGGCTCGGCCGTGCAGGCCAAGGTGATCGACGCGGTCGCCCGGGTGATCCGGACGGCGGTGGACGGCAAGCCGGTCAAGGACTTCACGGCGCCGAGCCGCGAGCTGGCCGGCGACCCGCAGCGCCCGCAGCCGCGCCCCACCCCGCGTCCCGAGCAGCGCCGGCAGGACCGCGACAACCTTCCCTCGGACCTCCTCCGCTGGCTCCAGGGCCGCAACCGCGGCTGA
- a CDS encoding PucR family transcriptional regulator has translation MFPTVREVLALVPVRHGAPRLVAGDAGLDRPVRWVHVAEVPDIATLLGGGELVLTTGIGLPADDAGLRAFIGDLADVGVSGLVVELGRRYVSAVPRVMAAAAERRGLPLVELRRATPFVRITEAVHALIVDAQLTELRATEEIHQRFTELSVEGAEPAEVVRQAAELAGCPVVLENLSRQVLAYDPAGESAELLLDGWEQHSRGIRPAGRTAYDPDSGWLVTTVGARGQDWGRLLLRWPAGVELTTRGPAPTRAGAHREPVDTAGATDLTTDSTGGTPVDGGPAPHRGPGTDVTPPTRITILIERAASTLALGRLIRRDAEGLERQIHRTLLTALIDHSRPVDEVALRAKALGVTLDRRHLVGVVVRHRADDPAEGGGPGPDTGPDAGQARLRDLAEAVGQALREAKLTALTSAVDDQAVGALLALPDPAAEEKALAAFAAALRRVRLDADPPRPPAPRSGRPGEPAARAVPGAAVRATDPASRPRPAGPALIVAAGSGVGSLREARRSLVEARQLAEAARRDRRDLPYFRLPHVGLAGLLHLLRDEPRLQTFVERELGGLLAYDAQHPREQLLGTLRAYLEQGRNKSAAAAAAHLSRPAFYERLARIGRILEVDLDSVEACLSLHVALLALDAVRTP, from the coding sequence GTGTTCCCTACCGTCCGTGAGGTGCTCGCCCTGGTGCCGGTGCGCCACGGCGCGCCGCGCCTGGTCGCCGGGGACGCGGGCCTGGACCGGCCGGTGCGCTGGGTGCACGTGGCCGAGGTGCCGGACATCGCCACCCTGCTCGGCGGCGGCGAGCTGGTGCTCACCACCGGGATCGGGCTGCCCGCCGACGACGCCGGTCTGCGCGCGTTCATCGGCGACCTGGCCGACGTCGGGGTCTCCGGGCTGGTCGTGGAGCTGGGCCGGCGCTACGTCAGCGCGGTGCCCCGGGTGATGGCGGCCGCCGCCGAGCGGCGCGGGCTGCCCCTGGTCGAGCTGCGCCGGGCCACCCCGTTCGTGCGGATCACCGAGGCGGTGCACGCGCTGATCGTGGACGCCCAGCTCACCGAGCTGCGCGCCACCGAGGAGATCCACCAGCGGTTCACCGAGCTCTCCGTGGAGGGCGCCGAGCCGGCCGAGGTGGTCCGGCAGGCCGCCGAGCTGGCCGGCTGCCCGGTGGTGCTGGAGAACCTGTCCCGGCAGGTGCTCGCGTACGACCCGGCGGGAGAGAGCGCCGAGCTGCTGCTGGACGGCTGGGAGCAGCACTCCCGGGGGATCCGGCCGGCCGGGCGGACCGCGTACGACCCGGACAGCGGGTGGCTGGTGACCACCGTCGGCGCCCGGGGCCAGGACTGGGGACGGCTGCTGCTGCGCTGGCCGGCCGGCGTCGAGCTGACCACCCGCGGGCCGGCCCCGACGCGGGCCGGGGCGCACCGGGAACCGGTGGACACCGCCGGGGCGACCGACCTCACGACAGATTCCACCGGCGGCACCCCCGTTGACGGCGGGCCGGCACCGCACCGGGGTCCCGGGACGGACGTCACCCCGCCCACCCGGATCACCATCCTGATCGAGCGGGCCGCCTCCACCCTGGCCCTGGGCCGGCTGATCCGGCGCGACGCCGAGGGGCTGGAACGGCAGATCCACCGCACCCTGCTCACCGCCCTGATCGACCACTCCCGTCCGGTGGACGAGGTGGCGCTGCGCGCCAAGGCGCTCGGCGTGACCCTGGACCGCCGGCACCTGGTCGGCGTGGTGGTGCGGCACCGGGCCGACGACCCGGCCGAGGGCGGCGGGCCGGGCCCGGACACCGGCCCGGACGCCGGCCAGGCCCGGCTGCGCGACCTCGCCGAGGCGGTCGGCCAGGCGCTGCGCGAGGCCAAGCTCACCGCGCTGACCAGCGCCGTCGACGACCAGGCGGTCGGCGCGCTGCTGGCGCTGCCCGACCCGGCCGCCGAGGAGAAGGCGCTCGCCGCGTTCGCCGCCGCGCTGCGCCGGGTACGCCTCGACGCCGACCCGCCCCGGCCACCGGCGCCCCGCTCCGGCCGCCCCGGCGAACCGGCCGCCCGCGCGGTTCCCGGCGCCGCCGTGCGCGCCACCGACCCGGCGTCCCGCCCGCGCCCGGCCGGCCCGGCGTTGATCGTGGCGGCCGGTTCGGGGGTGGGCAGCCTGCGGGAGGCCCGCCGCTCGCTGGTGGAGGCCCGGCAGCTCGCCGAGGCGGCCCGCCGGGACCGGCGCGACCTGCCCTACTTCCGGCTGCCGCACGTCGGGCTGGCCGGCCTGCTGCACCTGCTCCGGGACGAGCCGCGCCTGCAGACCTTCGTCGAACGCGAACTGGGCGGTCTGCTGGCGTACGACGCCCAGCACCCGAGGGAGCAGCTGCTCGGCACCCTCCGGGCGTACCTGGAACAGGGCCGCAACAAGTCCGCGGCGGCCGCCGCGGCGCACCTGTCCCGGCCGGCCTTCTACGAGCGGCTGGCCCGCATCGGCCGCATCCTCGAGGTCGACCTCGACTCGGTGGAGGCCTGCCTCTCGCTCCACGTGGCCCTGCTGGCCCTCGACGCCGTCCGCACCCCCTGA
- a CDS encoding NfeD family protein, protein MDAVFWIVLGVLLAVAEIFTTTLFLIMFAAGAFAAAGAAALGAPVALQALVFAVVSALSAALVRPVIKRHAMPALQSGDQPFGVEAIEGSSAVVLEPVDADRGLVKIDGELWTARSYDATRSYAAGERVQVIKVRGATALVWQDEISTPGGLPEGKR, encoded by the coding sequence GTGGACGCCGTGTTCTGGATCGTGCTGGGTGTGCTGCTGGCGGTCGCCGAGATCTTCACGACGACGCTCTTCCTGATCATGTTCGCGGCCGGGGCCTTCGCCGCCGCGGGGGCCGCCGCACTGGGCGCGCCCGTCGCGCTCCAGGCGCTGGTCTTCGCGGTGGTCTCCGCGCTGTCGGCGGCCCTGGTGCGGCCGGTCATCAAGCGGCACGCCATGCCGGCGCTGCAGAGCGGCGACCAGCCGTTCGGGGTCGAGGCGATCGAGGGGTCCAGCGCGGTGGTGCTGGAGCCGGTCGACGCCGACCGGGGCCTGGTCAAGATCGACGGTGAGCTGTGGACGGCCCGGTCGTACGACGCGACGCGCAGCTACGCGGCGGGCGAGCGGGTGCAGGTGATAAAGGTCCGGGGCGCGACCGCCCTGGTCTGGCAGGACGAGATTTCCACCCCGGGCGGACTGCCCGAAGGGAAAAGGTGA
- a CDS encoding TrmH family RNA methyltransferase, translated as MPVHEITDPDDDRIADYRALTDVELRTRWEPPHGLFIAEGELVLRRALRAGYPARSYLVDAKRVDQLADLDTGDTPVYAATQEVLQRATGFHVHRGVLASFRRKPLPSAAEVLATARRVVILEDVNNHTNLGAIFRAVAALGVDAVLLSPTCADPLYRRSVRVSMGEVFAIPYAKLEPWPDALGQVRAAGFTVLAMTPAPDAVPIQRLDAGQRARAALLMGAEGAGLTAAAMGASDVRVVIPMRRGVDSLNVAAATAVACWELGRDDPL; from the coding sequence GTGCCCGTCCACGAGATCACCGACCCCGACGACGACCGGATCGCCGACTACCGCGCGCTGACCGACGTGGAGCTGCGCACCCGCTGGGAGCCCCCGCACGGGCTGTTCATCGCCGAGGGGGAGCTGGTGCTGCGGCGGGCGCTGCGGGCCGGCTACCCGGCCCGGTCGTACCTGGTCGACGCCAAGCGGGTGGACCAGCTCGCCGACCTGGACACGGGCGACACCCCCGTCTACGCGGCCACCCAGGAGGTGCTGCAGCGGGCCACCGGCTTCCACGTGCACCGGGGCGTGCTCGCCTCGTTCCGCCGCAAGCCGCTGCCGTCCGCCGCCGAGGTGCTGGCCACCGCCCGCCGGGTGGTGATCCTGGAGGACGTCAACAACCACACCAACCTGGGCGCGATCTTCCGGGCCGTGGCGGCGCTCGGGGTGGACGCCGTGCTGCTCTCGCCGACCTGCGCCGACCCGCTCTACCGGCGCAGCGTCCGGGTCAGCATGGGCGAGGTCTTCGCCATCCCGTACGCGAAGCTGGAGCCCTGGCCGGACGCGCTCGGCCAGGTCCGGGCGGCGGGTTTCACGGTGCTGGCCATGACGCCCGCCCCGGACGCGGTGCCGATCCAGCGGCTGGACGCCGGGCAGCGGGCCCGCGCGGCCCTGCTCATGGGGGCCGAGGGCGCCGGCCTGACCGCGGCCGCCATGGGCGCCAGCGACGTGCGGGTGGTGATCCCCATGCGGCGCGGGGTGGACTCGCTCAACGTGGCCGCCGCCACCGCGGTCGCCTGCTGGGAGCTGGGCCGCGACGACCCGCTGTGA
- a CDS encoding thiamine pyrophosphate-requiring protein, with the protein MSADPTGDGRLPRDATVADYIVARLAEWGVHRYYGYPGDGINGMTSALQRAAGRAEFIQVRHEETAGFAASAHVKYGGGPLGCVVVTSGPGAIHVLNGLYDAKLDHQPVVALLGHTALPAEGGGYYQEVDLLALYKDVASAFLAQLDDPSQARHLVDRACRTALARRTVTALVLPSDVQDEPAVPEPPHAHGYYHTSAVPSSMPTVPPEGEVRRAAEVLRGGEKVAMLVGQGALGAEDEVRRVADRLGAGVATALLGFAAVDHREPWVTGAIGLLGSRPSWQLMQECDRLLIVGSNMPYSEFYPPQGTARAVQIDLDGSRMGLRYPTEVNLTGDAAPTLRALLRELGTGPVPTAWRATLADATAKWRQSQREVAEQAADPVNPQLLFATLDDALPDDAMLAVDCGTATAWYARHIRVRPGMLASLSGTLLSMGGAMPYAISAKFAHPDRPLIALIGDGAMQMNGVNELITVAKYWREWADPRFVVLVLNNRDLSFVSWEQRSGEGTPMFPASQDLPDVAYHRWAEVLGLDGVLVDSPDQVPDLWQRALTADRPVVVNAVVDPAELMLPPHFTAEQARKTAAAVLRGDSDRTEIIRRGLPSVLATYRPRRRGR; encoded by the coding sequence ATGAGCGCGGACCCCACCGGCGACGGCCGGCTGCCCCGGGACGCCACGGTCGCCGACTACATCGTGGCCCGGCTGGCCGAGTGGGGCGTGCACCGCTACTACGGCTACCCCGGAGACGGCATCAACGGCATGACCTCGGCGCTGCAACGCGCCGCCGGCCGCGCCGAGTTCATCCAGGTGCGGCACGAGGAGACGGCGGGCTTCGCGGCCAGCGCCCACGTCAAGTACGGCGGCGGTCCGCTCGGGTGCGTGGTGGTGACCAGCGGCCCCGGGGCGATCCACGTGCTCAACGGCCTGTACGACGCCAAGCTCGACCACCAGCCGGTGGTGGCCCTGCTCGGGCACACGGCGCTGCCCGCCGAGGGCGGCGGGTACTACCAGGAGGTCGACCTGCTCGCCCTCTACAAGGACGTGGCGTCGGCCTTCCTGGCCCAGCTCGACGACCCGTCGCAGGCGCGGCATCTGGTCGACCGGGCCTGCCGGACCGCCCTGGCCCGGCGTACGGTCACCGCCCTGGTGCTCCCCTCGGACGTGCAGGACGAGCCGGCGGTGCCGGAGCCGCCGCACGCGCACGGCTACTACCACACCAGCGCGGTGCCCAGCAGCATGCCGACCGTGCCGCCGGAGGGGGAGGTGCGCCGGGCGGCCGAGGTGCTGCGCGGCGGCGAGAAGGTCGCCATGCTGGTCGGGCAGGGCGCCCTCGGCGCGGAGGACGAGGTCCGCCGGGTCGCCGACCGGCTCGGCGCCGGGGTGGCCACGGCCCTGCTCGGCTTCGCCGCAGTCGACCACCGGGAGCCCTGGGTGACCGGCGCGATCGGCCTGCTGGGCAGCCGCCCGAGCTGGCAGCTCATGCAGGAGTGCGACCGGCTGCTGATCGTGGGCAGCAACATGCCGTACTCGGAGTTCTATCCGCCGCAGGGCACGGCCCGGGCCGTGCAGATCGACCTGGACGGCAGCCGGATGGGGCTGCGCTACCCGACCGAGGTGAACCTGACCGGGGACGCCGCACCGACCCTGCGGGCGCTGCTGCGGGAGCTGGGCACCGGGCCGGTGCCGACCGCCTGGCGGGCCACCCTGGCCGACGCCACCGCGAAGTGGCGGCAGTCCCAGCGGGAGGTGGCCGAGCAGGCGGCCGACCCGGTGAACCCGCAGCTGCTCTTCGCGACCCTGGACGACGCCCTGCCGGACGACGCCATGCTGGCGGTGGACTGCGGCACGGCGACCGCCTGGTACGCCCGCCACATCCGGGTCCGCCCCGGCATGCTGGCCAGCCTCTCCGGCACCCTGCTCTCGATGGGCGGCGCGATGCCGTACGCCATCAGCGCGAAGTTCGCCCACCCGGACCGCCCGCTGATCGCGCTGATCGGCGACGGTGCCATGCAGATGAACGGGGTCAACGAGCTGATCACCGTGGCGAAGTACTGGCGGGAGTGGGCGGACCCGCGGTTCGTGGTGCTGGTGCTCAACAACCGCGACCTGTCCTTCGTGAGCTGGGAGCAGCGCTCCGGCGAGGGGACGCCGATGTTCCCGGCGAGCCAGGACCTGCCGGACGTGGCGTACCACCGGTGGGCCGAGGTGCTGGGGCTCGACGGGGTGCTGGTCGACTCCCCCGACCAGGTGCCCGACCTGTGGCAGCGGGCGCTCACCGCCGACCGGCCGGTGGTGGTGAACGCGGTCGTCGACCCGGCGGAGCTGATGCTGCCCCCGCACTTCACCGCCGAGCAGGCCCGCAAGACGGCCGCCGCGGTGCTGCGCGGGGACAGCGACCGGACGGAGATCATCCGGCGCGGCCTGCCCTCGGTCCTGGCCACGTACCGTCCCCGCCGCCGGGGACGGTGA
- a CDS encoding serine hydrolase domain-containing protein, which yields MALLPETARQVDLLVARAQSEGRGPSLALGVVRDGDLAHVALAGEQPRPDADLQYRIGSISKTMTAVLVLQQRDAGRLDLDDPLDRHLPGTPVGALTVRQLLGHASGLQREPDGQWWERTAGSDLATLLAGLTPAKIAHPPHRVYHYSNLAYGLLGGVLERLTGTPWADLLRERLFEPLGMRRTTYHPTEPYARGYVVHPWHDTLREEPRTDTGAMAPAGQLWSTVEDLARWAAFLADPAPDLLAPATLTEMCAPVVISDLDAWTGGHGLGVELYRVGDRVYVGHGGSMPGYVAGLAVHRPTRTAVVDFANSYGLRGHHIVGLAREVLTRVLDAEPAVPAPWRPAGAPPAADLLELTGRWWWMGNEYEFRVDPAGDLLGGLVGNPQLRFTPEAPDRWRGRSGSQDGEILTVIRDEAGRAVALDIATFVFTRTPDQEP from the coding sequence ATGGCCCTGCTGCCCGAGACCGCCCGACAGGTGGACCTGCTGGTCGCGCGGGCCCAATCAGAGGGGCGCGGCCCCTCGCTCGCCCTCGGCGTGGTCCGGGACGGCGACCTGGCGCACGTCGCGCTCGCCGGCGAGCAGCCCCGCCCCGACGCCGACCTCCAGTACCGGATCGGCTCGATCAGCAAGACCATGACCGCCGTGCTGGTGCTGCAGCAGCGCGACGCCGGCCGGTTGGACCTGGACGACCCGCTGGACCGGCATCTCCCCGGCACCCCGGTCGGCGCGCTCACCGTGCGCCAGCTGCTCGGGCACGCCAGCGGCCTGCAGCGGGAGCCGGACGGGCAGTGGTGGGAGCGGACCGCGGGCAGCGACCTGGCAACCCTGCTCGCCGGGCTCACCCCGGCGAAGATCGCCCACCCGCCGCACCGCGTCTACCACTACTCGAACCTCGCGTACGGGCTGCTCGGCGGGGTCCTGGAGCGGCTCACCGGCACGCCCTGGGCCGACCTGCTGCGCGAGCGGCTGTTCGAACCGCTGGGCATGCGCCGCACCACCTACCACCCGACCGAGCCGTACGCCCGCGGCTACGTGGTGCACCCCTGGCACGACACCCTGCGGGAGGAGCCTCGCACCGACACCGGGGCGATGGCGCCGGCCGGCCAGCTCTGGTCGACCGTCGAGGACCTGGCCCGCTGGGCCGCCTTCCTGGCCGACCCGGCCCCAGACCTGCTCGCCCCGGCGACGCTCACCGAGATGTGCGCGCCCGTGGTGATCAGCGACCTGGACGCCTGGACCGGCGGGCACGGACTGGGCGTGGAACTCTACCGGGTCGGCGACCGCGTGTACGTGGGCCACGGCGGCTCGATGCCCGGCTACGTCGCCGGCCTGGCCGTGCACCGCCCCACCCGCACCGCCGTGGTCGACTTCGCCAACTCGTACGGGCTGCGCGGCCACCACATCGTCGGCCTGGCCCGGGAGGTGCTCACCCGGGTGCTCGACGCCGAGCCGGCCGTGCCCGCCCCGTGGCGTCCGGCCGGGGCACCGCCCGCCGCCGACCTGCTGGAGCTGACCGGCCGCTGGTGGTGGATGGGCAACGAGTACGAGTTCCGCGTGGACCCCGCCGGTGACCTGCTGGGCGGCCTGGTGGGCAACCCGCAGCTCCGCTTCACCCCGGAGGCCCCCGACCGCTGGCGCGGCCGCTCCGGCTCGCAGG
- a CDS encoding SPFH domain-containing protein, whose amino-acid sequence MEFAAIVLIAVAVIVVVTLVKAVRIVPQQRQDVVERLGKYKRTLNPGLNLLVPYIDAVRTKVDMREQVVSFPPQPVITSDNLVVSIDTVLYFKVVDSVRATYEISNFLQAIEQLTVTTLRNVIGSLDLERALTSREEINRHLSGVLDETTGRWGIKVTRVEIKAIEPPPSIRDSMEKQMRAERDRRAAILNAEGHKQSQILTAEGEKQAAVLRADGDRQARILQAEGQAKAIRTVFDAIHQANPSQKVLAYQYLQALPQIANGTANKVWIVPTELTKALEGMGGALGGLANMVGDVPSPEATKSASEVEREAAEAARAAATAAQEIHNEVRVAEAQATGGNAPQGLPAPEPVSPQSLLNDPSDQRERG is encoded by the coding sequence ATGGAGTTTGCAGCGATCGTCTTGATCGCCGTCGCCGTGATCGTCGTGGTGACGCTGGTGAAGGCGGTGCGGATCGTGCCGCAGCAGCGCCAGGACGTGGTGGAGCGGCTGGGCAAGTACAAGCGGACCTTGAACCCGGGCCTGAACCTGCTGGTGCCGTACATCGACGCGGTGCGGACCAAGGTCGACATGCGCGAGCAGGTGGTCAGCTTCCCGCCGCAGCCGGTGATCACCTCGGACAACCTCGTCGTCTCGATCGACACGGTGCTCTACTTCAAGGTGGTCGACTCGGTCCGCGCCACCTACGAGATCTCCAACTTCCTCCAGGCCATCGAGCAGCTCACCGTCACCACCCTGCGTAACGTGATCGGCTCGCTCGACCTGGAGCGCGCGCTGACCAGCCGCGAGGAGATCAACCGGCACCTCTCCGGGGTGCTGGACGAGACCACCGGCCGGTGGGGCATCAAGGTGACCCGGGTCGAGATCAAGGCGATCGAGCCGCCGCCGAGCATCCGCGACTCGATGGAGAAGCAGATGCGCGCCGAGCGGGACCGCCGCGCCGCCATCCTCAACGCCGAGGGCCACAAGCAGTCGCAGATCCTCACGGCCGAGGGCGAGAAGCAGGCCGCCGTGCTGCGTGCCGACGGTGACCGGCAGGCCCGGATCCTCCAGGCGGAGGGCCAGGCCAAGGCGATCCGGACGGTCTTCGACGCGATCCACCAGGCCAACCCGAGCCAGAAGGTGCTCGCCTACCAGTACCTCCAGGCCCTGCCGCAGATCGCCAACGGCACCGCCAACAAGGTCTGGATCGTCCCGACCGAGCTGACCAAGGCCCTGGAGGGCATGGGCGGCGCGCTCGGCGGGCTGGCCAACATGGTCGGCGACGTCCCGTCGCCGGAGGCCACCAAGAGCGCCAGCGAGGTGGAGCGCGAGGCCGCCGAGGCCGCGCGCGCCGCCGCCACGGCGGCTCAGGAGATCCACAACGAGGTACGCGTCGCCGAGGCCCAGGCCACCGGCGGCAACGCCCCGCAGGGGCTCCCGGCGCCCGAGCCGGTCTCCCCGCAGAGCCTGCTCAACGACCCGTCGGACCAGCGCGAACGGGGCTGA